Genomic window (Aggregicoccus sp. 17bor-14):
CGCCGCAGCCCGCGCCCGAGGGCTCCGGCACCCTGAGCGCCGCGGAGGCCCCGCGCCCCGTGAGCCTCAGCGGCCAGGTGCGCGCCAAGGGCAACCGCCGCCCGCTCGCCGGCGCGGTGATCGTCGAGGTCCCCATCGAGGTTTCCAAGGAGCCGCCCGCCGCGGAGCAGCTGCTGGGGGAGTCCGGCGCGGACGGGCACTTCGAGGTGCGGCTCGCCCCCGGCGAGCACACCCTGCGCGTGACGGCGCCCGGCTACCGCCCCGGCGTCTTCCAGGAGCGCGTGCGCTCGGGCGAGGTGCTGCAGGTGCTCTACGCGCTCGAGCCGCTCGTGGTGAACCCCTACGAGACGGTGGTGCGCGCGGAGCGGCCGCGCACCGAGGTGAGCCGCGTCACGCTGCACGACCAGGAGCTGCGCGAGGTGCCCGGCACCATGGGCGACCCCTTCCGCGTGGTGATGCTGATGCCCGGCGTGGGCAGCATGCTGTCCGGCGTGGCCTACCCGGTGGTGCGCGGCGGGCAGCCCTCGAGCACGGGCTACTTCCTGGACGGCATCCGCGTCCCGCTCCTCTTCCACCTCTTCCTCGGTCCGGCCATCCTCCACCCGGACTTCATCGACACCATCGACTTCTACGCGGGCAACCCCCCGGCCCAGTACGGCCGGCAGATGGGCGGCGCCATCGACGGGCGCCTGAGCCGCCCGCACGACGACCGCGTGCACGGCAGCGCCTACGCGGACCTCATCAACGCGGGGCTCTTCATCGAGTACCCCTTCCAGTCCACCGGCACCAACGTCTCGCTCGCCGGGCGCTTCTCGTACACGCCCTGGCTGGTGGGGCTCGCCGCCACGAAGATGCAGGCGGCGCCCCCGCCGGGCCAGCTGCCGCAGAAGGTGGTGCTGGACTTCTACGACTACCAGGCGCGCGTGGAGCAGCGCATCCGCGGCGGCGGGCGCCTGCGCCTCTTCGCCTTCGGCTCCTCGGACGCAGTGGGGCTGAAGGCCCAGGACGCGCTGAGCGACACCGCGATGCAGACGGTGCTCTTCCACCGCGTGGACCTGCGCCACACGCAGCCCGTGGGCCGGGGCGAGCTCGAGCTGGGCGTCACCTGGGGCCTGGACCGCTTCGGCATCGACAACATCCGCCGCAGCGAGGCGCCGGACGCGGGCGACGCCATGGGCTCGCAGTTCGCGGTGGACCAGTACACCTACGCGGCGCGCCTCGGCTTCACGCACCCGCTCGCCCAGCGCCTCTCCCTGCGCAGCGGAGCGGACGTGGAGCAGCGGCGCGCCGCCGTCTCGCTCGACACGCTGGTGTCCACCGGCACGGGACGCGAGCCGCGCCGCGTGTCGGAGGAGCAGCCTCGCGAGCTCGCCACCTTCTCGGGCGTGTGGAGCGAACTGCTGTGGGAGCCCACCGCGCGCCTCACCCTCACCCCGGGCCTGCGCCTGGACAACTACCACCTGGTGAGCCACGGCGGCCTGAACGCGCTCGCGGTGGAGCCGCGCCTCAGCGCGCGCCTGCGCGCGAGCGACACCGTCACGCTCAAGGCGGGCGCGGGCATCTATCACCAGACGCCCACCACCCTCATCAGCCTGCCGGTGGTGGACCTCGCGGGGCTGCCGCAGGGCCTGCAGCGCGCGCTGCAGCTCTCCGGCGGCGTCGAGTACACGGGCTGGCGCCTCCTCAACCTCAGCGTGGACGCGTACGTGAACCCGCTGGTGCGCACCGTGGAGATGACGCCCTTCGCGGACGAGACGCTGCAGGACCGCGTGGACCGGCCCGACCCCGGCGACGGCCGGCCCAACGACATCCCGGAGCTGCCGGACCTCTCCTCGCACGGGCTCGCCTACGGCGTGGAGCTGATGCTGCGCCACCCGCTGGGCGGCAACTGGTTTGGCTGGCTCAGCTACTCGCTCAGCCGCAGCACCCGCTTCACCCGCTTCTACCGCTACGACGCGCGCGGCCGCGTGGTGGGCGAGGCGAGCGAGGACCTGCCCTTCGCCTTCGACCAGACGCACATCCTCAACCTCGTGCTCAGCCGCAAGTTCGCCCACAGCTTCACCCTGGGCGGCGTGTTCCACTTCAACACCGGGCGCCCGGAGAACGGCCTGCTCGGCGCCGGCCCCAGCCAGCCCGGCTTCGACTCGGAGGGCAGCCCCGAGTGGGTGCCGCTGGACCGCGACCGCGCCGAGCGCCTGCCCGGCTTCGTCCGCCTCGACGTGCGCATCGCCAAGAGCTGGGCCTACGACGCCTTCACGCTCGAGGCCTACCTGGACATGCTCAACGTCACGCTGAGCCGCGAGGTGACCGGCTTCGACTACAGCGTGAACGCGCTCACCGGGCAGTACTCGAAGCGCCCCTCGGCCATCCCCGTGGCCATCCCCATCCTCGGGGTGAAGGGGCGCTACTAGCCGCCGCGCGACTGGGCACGAGTGGACACGCGCGGCCCGCGCGCGGGGGCAGCGCTGTTGCCCCCGCGTCAGTCCCTGCCCCCCGCCGGCGCGCGCCCCTGCACGTGCTGCTATGGCGAGGCATGCGCTCGCTGCCGAGCTCCCCCCTCCACGGCTCCCTCCCGCCCCTCGCCGCGCCTGCGTCACCGGCCGCGGAGGCGCGGCTGCGCAGCCTGCTGGAGGCCACCACCGCGCTGGTGTGGACGGCGGATGCGCAGGGGGCGCTCGTCGCGGACAACCCGGGCTGGGCCCGCTTCACCGGCCAGGGGCGCGCGGCGTACGAGGGCTGGGGCTGGCTGGAGGCCGTCCACCCCGAGGACCGCGCCCAGGTGACCCACGCCTGGGCGCAGGCGCTGCAGCAGGGCGCCCCCTTCGGCTGCGAGTACCGGCTGCGGCGCGCGGACGGCGCCTGGCGCTGGCTGAGCGCGCGCGCGGTGCCGGTGCTGGAGCCGGACGGGCGCGTGCGCGAGTGGGTGGGCGCGAACACGGACGTCACCGCGCACCGGCGCGCCACCTCCGTGCTCGCCTTCCTCGCCGAGGCGAACGCCGCCCTCTCGGCCTCCTTGCGCGTGGACGCCACGCTCGCGGCGCTGGTGCGCACCGCGGTGCCCTTCTTCGCGGACTGGTGCCACATCTTCGTGCGCAGCGAGGAGGGCCCGGCGCGCCTGGTGGCCGTGCACCACAAGGACCCCGAGGGCCGCGCCCTGCTCGAGGAGCTGCACCAGCGCTTCCCCTTCCCGGAGGACTGCCCCGCCGGCTACCCCGTGGTGCTGCGCACCGGCCAGTCCCGCCTCGCGCAGGCGCTCTCCGAGGAGCAGCTGGGCGCGATGGCGAGCGGCGGCGAGGAGCACCTCGCGCTGCTGCGCCGGCTCTCGCCGTGCTCCGCCCTCTTCGTGCCGCTCTTCATCGGCGGCCGGCCGGAGGGCGTGGTCACCTTCGGGCTGATGGACGGCGCGCGCCACTACACGCCCGAGGACCTGCTCGTCGCCGAGGAGGTGGCGCGCCGCGCGGCCACCGCGCTCGAGCACGCGCGCCTCTACGAGCTCGCCCAGGCGGAGCGCCGCCGCGCCGAGGAGGCCAACCGCGCGAAGGACGAGTTCCTCGCCACGCTGAGCCACGAGCTGCGCACGCCGCTCACGGCGATCCTCGGCTGGACCCAGATGCTGCGCAGCGGGGTGCTCGGCCCCGCGAAGCAGGCGCGCGCGCTGGAGACGGTGGAGCGCAACGCGCGCGCGCAGACCCAGCTCATCGAGGACCTGCTGGACGTGAGCCGCATCATCACCGGCAAGATGCGCCTGCAGCTGCAGCCGGTGGCGCTCGCGCGCGTGGTGGACGCGGCGCTGGAGAGCGTGCGCCCCACCGCGGACGCGCGCGACATCGAGCTGGTGGCGGCGCTCGATGGGCTGGAGGACCAGGAGGCCCAGGTGAGCGGGGACGCGGACCGCCTGCAGCAGGTGACGTGGAACCTGCTCTCCAACGCGCTCAAGTTCACCCCGCCCGGCGGCCGCGTGGAGGTCTCCCTTTGCGAGGAGGAGGACGGCACGCGCTGTCTGCAGGTGAAGGACAGCGGCCAGGGCATCCGCGCGGACTTCCTCCCCTACGTCTTCGACCGCTTCCGCCAGCAGGACGGCGCCGCCACGCGCGCGCACGGCGGCCTGGGGCTGGGGCTCGCCATCGTGCGCCACCTGGTGGAGCTGCACGGCGGCAGCGTGGCGGTGCACAGCGCGGGCGAGGGGCAGGGCGCCACCTTCACCGTGCGCCTGCCCGCGCCCCCGCGCCCCTAGTCCTTCGTGCGCCGCGGTCCGCCCCGACCCGGGCGGGGCGCGGCGGACCACGCCCGCCGGCCAGGCAGGCCGCGCGCGACGCGTGGGGGCCGGAGCGTTACACTGCGACGTGTCGCGGGTCGGGCCGGTCCCGCCGCAGGGGAAGCGTACGTGAGCGGAGCCGCAGAAGACTCGAGGGTGACGGGCAGCCTCTTTCGCAGCTACGTCGCGGGGCTGGACGCGATGGGCCTGCGCGCGCCGGTGCGCGCCGCCGTCTCGGCGCGCGTGCAGGCGCTGATGGACACGCCGCCCACGCACCGCGAGTGGCTCGGGGGCAACGAGCTGGCGGAGATCTTCCGCGCGGTGGTGGGCCAGCGCGGCATCGAGGGCATCCGGCAGCTCGGCTACGAGGCCACGCGCCTGTCCACGCTGCAGCACCTGCGGCCCATGATCCAGGCCACCGCGGCGCTGCACGGCAACACGCCGGACGTGCTGTTCAGCCACCTGGACGCGCTCTGCAAGCCCTTCTTCCGCGGGCTGCGCTTCGAGTACGCCGCGGAGGGCCCGCGCACGGGCACCCTCACCATGCGCTCCACCTACCCCATGGGGGTGGTGCAGTTCGCCGCGTGGGAGGGCGCGCTGCGCCACATCTTCGAGGAGCTGAAGGTGAAGAGCGGCGTGCTCGAGCCCGCGCGCGTCGCGCCGGACGGCCACAGCGGCACCATGCGCGTGCGCTGGTAATGACCGCGCGCCGCTCCGCACGTCAGGCCCTCGTCCAGGAGGCGCGCAAGGGCGGCCTCACCCTGGTGCTGGGTGCCGGGGTGAGCCTCGCGCAGGGCGTGCCCAGCTGGCCCGCGCTCGTCGCGAGCCTCTGGCAGGACACCTTCCCCCGCGAGCCCCTGCCGGACGCCCACGCGCTGCCCAACCTGCTGCCGCTCGCGCTGGAGCGGGTGGCGCGCGCGCGCGGGCAGGAGGACTTCACCCGGGCGCTGCGCGCGCGCCTCTACCGCGACGTGCGCCTGCCCTCGCCCGCGGCGCTGCGCGGGGGAGGCGGCGGCACGCTGGGGGCGCTCGCGCGCGCGCTGGTGCAGGAGCACGGGCGCGGGAGCCTGCGGCGCGTGGTGCGCGCGGTGAGCTTCAACGTGGACGACCTGCTCGAGCAGGCGGTGCGCGCGCTGCAGCCCGCGGGAAGCGCCCCGGCCGTGAAGCCCCTGGTGCGCGCGAGCCACCACCCCGAGCGCGGCCTGGGCGAGCAGCCGCTCCCGCTCTACCACCTGCACGGCTTCCTGCCCTCGGGCCCGGGCATGCGCGAGCGGCGCGGCGCGCGCACGCCCCGCTGGCACGAGGAGGCGCCGGACGCGCTCGTCTTCACGGACGCGCAGTACTGGGCCAGCGTCGCCGAGCCGATGAGCTTCGCCAACCGGGTGATGTCCTTCGTGCTG
Coding sequences:
- a CDS encoding ATP-binding protein translates to MRSLPSSPLHGSLPPLAAPASPAAEARLRSLLEATTALVWTADAQGALVADNPGWARFTGQGRAAYEGWGWLEAVHPEDRAQVTHAWAQALQQGAPFGCEYRLRRADGAWRWLSARAVPVLEPDGRVREWVGANTDVTAHRRATSVLAFLAEANAALSASLRVDATLAALVRTAVPFFADWCHIFVRSEEGPARLVAVHHKDPEGRALLEELHQRFPFPEDCPAGYPVVLRTGQSRLAQALSEEQLGAMASGGEEHLALLRRLSPCSALFVPLFIGGRPEGVVTFGLMDGARHYTPEDLLVAEEVARRAATALEHARLYELAQAERRRAEEANRAKDEFLATLSHELRTPLTAILGWTQMLRSGVLGPAKQARALETVERNARAQTQLIEDLLDVSRIITGKMRLQLQPVALARVVDAALESVRPTADARDIELVAALDGLEDQEAQVSGDADRLQQVTWNLLSNALKFTPPGGRVEVSLCEEEDGTRCLQVKDSGQGIRADFLPYVFDRFRQQDGAATRAHGGLGLGLAIVRHLVELHGGSVAVHSAGEGQGATFTVRLPAPPRP
- a CDS encoding SIR2 family protein yields the protein MTARRSARQALVQEARKGGLTLVLGAGVSLAQGVPSWPALVASLWQDTFPREPLPDAHALPNLLPLALERVARARGQEDFTRALRARLYRDVRLPSPAALRGGGGGTLGALARALVQEHGRGSLRRVVRAVSFNVDDLLEQAVRALQPAGSAPAVKPLVRASHHPERGLGEQPLPLYHLHGFLPSGPGMRERRGARTPRWHEEAPDALVFTDAQYWASVAEPMSFANRVMSFVLHDSRCVFVGLSMTDLNLLRWLALRANEVEADKAAQFARARASGPRVLRAQRQALCRHFWVRAPPAPGEDATAFLARYLDLRGVRSVELPGGWAELPALLHELLPAV
- a CDS encoding TonB family protein; protein product: MSRTRSMGKTGGAPALPCGVLLAVLLAAAPRAALAQATVDGNSSTVEPPAQAAGGSSGATAGLSPQDAADAGGAAAELPPQSAADAGSATVELPLQAAPDGGTELGVAAADGGSGPVVVPPALLQDSPAHYPPELAAQGASGVVQLELLVNAQGEVAEAKVAQPVQPLLDEAALQAATGLRFSPATVDGVPSPVRLTFEYRFVAPQPAPEGSGTLSAAEAPRPVSLSGQVRAKGNRRPLAGAVIVEVPIEVSKEPPAAEQLLGESGADGHFEVRLAPGEHTLRVTAPGYRPGVFQERVRSGEVLQVLYALEPLVVNPYETVVRAERPRTEVSRVTLHDQELREVPGTMGDPFRVVMLMPGVGSMLSGVAYPVVRGGQPSSTGYFLDGIRVPLLFHLFLGPAILHPDFIDTIDFYAGNPPAQYGRQMGGAIDGRLSRPHDDRVHGSAYADLINAGLFIEYPFQSTGTNVSLAGRFSYTPWLVGLAATKMQAAPPPGQLPQKVVLDFYDYQARVEQRIRGGGRLRLFAFGSSDAVGLKAQDALSDTAMQTVLFHRVDLRHTQPVGRGELELGVTWGLDRFGIDNIRRSEAPDAGDAMGSQFAVDQYTYAARLGFTHPLAQRLSLRSGADVEQRRAAVSLDTLVSTGTGREPRRVSEEQPRELATFSGVWSELLWEPTARLTLTPGLRLDNYHLVSHGGLNALAVEPRLSARLRASDTVTLKAGAGIYHQTPTTLISLPVVDLAGLPQGLQRALQLSGGVEYTGWRLLNLSVDAYVNPLVRTVEMTPFADETLQDRVDRPDPGDGRPNDIPELPDLSSHGLAYGVELMLRHPLGGNWFGWLSYSLSRSTRFTRFYRYDARGRVVGEASEDLPFAFDQTHILNLVLSRKFAHSFTLGGVFHFNTGRPENGLLGAGPSQPGFDSEGSPEWVPLDRDRAERLPGFVRLDVRIAKSWAYDAFTLEAYLDMLNVTLSREVTGFDYSVNALTGQYSKRPSAIPVAIPILGVKGRY